Genomic segment of Aquipuribacter hungaricus:
GCGGCCGGGGCCTTCGGGCTGGTGGCGGACGACGGCTTCGTCTGGGCGCAGGCCACCCGGCTCGGCATCATCGCGCTGCTCAGCGTGGTGGCCGTCGTCGCGGCCGTCGAGCGGGTCCGCGCGGAGCGGCGCCTCGCCGACGCCGACCGGGTCGTGGCGGCCGTCACCGAGGCCATCATCCGGCCGCTGCCGCCGAGCGTCGGCGGGGTGGGCCTGGCCAGCCGCTACCTGGGCGCCGACGCCGAGGCGCACGTCGGCGGGGACTTCTACGAGGTCCTCGACACCCCGCACGGGGTCCGCGTCGTCATGGGCGACGTCCGCGGGAAGGGGCTGTCCGCGGTGCGGATGGCCAACTACGTGCTCGGGGCCTTCCGCGCCGCGGCCCGCCGGGACGCCTCCCTCACCGACGTGGTCGCCCTGCTCGAGGACGTCGTCGCCACCGAGGGCAGCGCCGAGGACTTCGTCACCGCCGTGGTCCTCGAGGTGCGCGACGGCACCGTGCACGGGGTGTCGTGCGGGCACCCGCCGCCCGTCCTGCTCGACGGCGGCGCCCCGCGCGACGCCGTGCTGCCGGTCGACGTCCCGCTGGGTCTCGGGGCCGGAGGGACCGCCCCGGCCGCCCTGCCGCCGGGGACCTCGGGCCTGCTGCTGCACAGCGACGGGCTGACCGAGGCGCGCCGGCCGGGCGGTCCGTTCCTGGACCTCGACCAGGTGCTGCGGGACCTGTCCGGCGCCCGCGGGGACCGGCTGCTGGGCGGGCTGGTCGAGGCGGTCCGCGACCACGTCGGCGGACGCCTGCGCGACGACGTCGCCCTGCTGTGGCTCGACGTGGGCGCGGTCACGGCGCCGCGCGGGCCTGCAGGCGAGGACGCCGAGGACGCCGAGGACGCGTCGCGCCCGGGGGAGCTGGAGCCCGCCGCGCTCAGAACGGGACGGCGACCCCTGCCACCTGCAGCCCGCTGAGGACGGCCAGCAGCAGGCACACCACGGCGCCGGTCATCCGGACGGCGCGCAGCGGGAGCCGGGAGGCCAGCGTGGCCCCGAGGGTCGCCGCCAGGCCGGCCACGCACAGCAGCGCCGCCCACGAGCCGACGAACACCGACACGGGGTCGGCGCTGCGGGCGGCGAGCCCCGCGGTGAACAGCTGGCTGAGGTCGCCCCACTCCGCGACGAACAGCACGAGGAAGCTCGTCGTCGCCGCGCGGAGGAACGGGGTCCGGCGGTCGGCCGCGGCCGCCTCGGCCGCCTCCTCCTCGTCCATCCCCTCGCCCTGGCGCGCGTCCCGGTAGAGCACCACGGCGCCGACCAGGAACAGCACGGTCGCCGCGGCGGCGACCAGCGTCTCCGGCAGGCGCGAGAGCAGCCCGCCCGCGGCCACCGCGATGGCGCACTGCACGCCGAACGCCAGGCCGACGCCGACCCACGCCGCGAGGGGGCGGAAGCGGGAGGACAGCACGAGCGTCGCCACGAAGGTCTTGTCCGGCAGCTCGAGGAGCAGCAGCGGGACGAAGGCGCTGAGCGCGACCGCGAGGTCG
This window contains:
- a CDS encoding TMEM165/GDT1 family protein, which gives rise to MPDLSLPAVDLAVALSAFVPLLLLELPDKTFVATLVLSSRFRPLAAWVGVGLAFGVQCAIAVAAGGLLSRLPETLVAAAATVLFLVGAVVLYRDARQGEGMDEEEAAEAAAADRRTPFLRAATTSFLVLFVAEWGDLSQLFTAGLAARSADPVSVFVGSWAALLCVAGLAATLGATLASRLPLRAVRMTGAVVCLLLAVLSGLQVAGVAVPF
- a CDS encoding PP2C family protein-serine/threonine phosphatase codes for the protein MATTSPWTADRTAATRPLMAFLLPVLLMAVVLLADQIEGPKTAFVGVLVSAPLLAAVLGPPRTVVLVAVVTLLAAGAFGLVADDGFVWAQATRLGIIALLSVVAVVAAVERVRAERRLADADRVVAAVTEAIIRPLPPSVGGVGLASRYLGADAEAHVGGDFYEVLDTPHGVRVVMGDVRGKGLSAVRMANYVLGAFRAAARRDASLTDVVALLEDVVATEGSAEDFVTAVVLEVRDGTVHGVSCGHPPPVLLDGGAPRDAVLPVDVPLGLGAGGTAPAALPPGTSGLLLHSDGLTEARRPGGPFLDLDQVLRDLSGARGDRLLGGLVEAVRDHVGGRLRDDVALLWLDVGAVTAPRGPAGEDAEDAEDASRPGELEPAALRTGRRPLPPAAR